A portion of the Natronococcus sp. AD-5 genome contains these proteins:
- the hutU gene encoding urocanate hydratase, with translation MSNEHRSSLERGSPSEQWQEYQGAPTGADLECRGWRQEAAFRMLNNNLDPEVAERPEDLVVYGGTGRAARSWDAYDAICDELRDLGETETLLVQSGKPVGRFETHERAPRVLIANSNLVGKWDDWEHFHELEADGLIMYGQMTAGSWAYIGTQGIIQGTYETLAELSNQHYPETEGLRGKIVVTGGLGGMGGAQPLAVTMNGGVCIAAEVDEERIDRRLETGYCREKTDDLDEAIENAKAAAADGEPYSVGVHANAADMLEAMLEREFVPDVVTDQTSAHDELEGYYPSGYAVAEADRLREEDPDAYVEESLATMERHVDAILELQERGAIAFEYGNNIRGQVADHRDHESAFDYPGFVPAYIRPLFCRGKGPFRWVALSGDPADIHRTDDAVRELFPEKEHLHRWIDLAQEQVAFQGLPSRVCWLGYNTEGEGGEGLTERARFALRINELVADGEIAAPIVVTRDHLDAGSVASPNRETEAMRDGSDAVADWPILNALLNCAAGADIVSVHDGGGVGIGNALHANNHVVLDGSDLAAEKAERVFTTDPGTGVIRHADAGYEEALSEARDSNVRVPMEDRL, from the coding sequence ATGAGTAACGAGCACCGATCGTCTCTCGAAAGGGGCTCTCCGAGCGAACAGTGGCAGGAGTACCAGGGCGCACCGACGGGGGCCGACCTCGAGTGTCGCGGCTGGCGCCAGGAGGCCGCCTTCCGGATGCTGAACAACAACCTCGATCCCGAGGTCGCCGAGCGGCCGGAGGACCTGGTCGTCTACGGGGGGACCGGTCGAGCGGCGCGCTCGTGGGACGCCTACGACGCGATCTGCGACGAACTCCGCGACCTGGGCGAGACCGAGACGCTGCTCGTCCAGAGCGGCAAGCCCGTCGGCCGGTTCGAAACCCACGAGCGCGCCCCGCGGGTGCTGATCGCCAACTCGAACCTCGTGGGCAAGTGGGACGACTGGGAGCACTTCCACGAACTCGAGGCCGACGGGCTGATCATGTACGGACAGATGACCGCCGGCTCGTGGGCCTACATCGGCACCCAGGGGATCATCCAGGGCACCTACGAGACGTTGGCGGAGCTCTCGAACCAGCACTATCCCGAGACGGAGGGACTGCGCGGCAAGATCGTCGTCACCGGCGGCCTCGGCGGCATGGGCGGCGCCCAGCCGCTCGCGGTCACGATGAACGGCGGCGTCTGCATCGCCGCCGAGGTCGACGAAGAGCGGATCGACCGCCGCCTCGAGACGGGCTACTGCCGGGAGAAGACCGACGACCTCGACGAGGCGATCGAGAACGCCAAAGCCGCCGCGGCAGACGGCGAGCCCTACAGCGTCGGCGTCCACGCGAACGCCGCCGATATGCTCGAGGCGATGCTCGAGCGCGAGTTCGTTCCGGACGTCGTCACCGACCAGACCAGCGCCCACGACGAACTCGAGGGCTACTACCCGTCGGGCTACGCCGTCGCGGAGGCCGACCGGTTGCGCGAGGAAGACCCCGACGCGTACGTCGAGGAGAGCCTCGCGACGATGGAGCGCCACGTCGACGCGATCCTCGAGCTACAGGAGCGGGGCGCGATCGCCTTCGAGTACGGCAACAACATCCGCGGCCAGGTCGCCGACCACCGCGACCACGAGTCCGCGTTCGACTATCCCGGCTTCGTTCCGGCTTACATCCGGCCGCTGTTCTGTCGCGGGAAGGGACCGTTCCGCTGGGTCGCCCTCTCCGGCGATCCGGCCGATATCCACCGGACCGACGACGCAGTTCGGGAACTCTTCCCCGAGAAGGAGCACCTGCACCGCTGGATCGACCTCGCACAGGAGCAGGTCGCGTTCCAGGGGCTGCCCTCGCGAGTCTGCTGGCTCGGATACAACACCGAGGGGGAGGGCGGCGAGGGGCTCACCGAGCGCGCCCGCTTCGCCCTGCGGATCAACGAGCTCGTCGCCGACGGCGAGATCGCGGCGCCGATCGTCGTCACGCGAGACCACTTGGACGCCGGCTCCGTCGCGAGCCCGAACCGCGAGACGGAGGCGATGCGCGACGGCAGCGACGCCGTCGCCGACTGGCCGATCTTGAACGCGCTGCTCAACTGCGCGGCCGGCGCCGACATCGTCAGCGTCCACGACGGCGGCGGCGTCGGCATCGGCAACGCCCTCCACGCGAACAACCACGTCGTCCTCGACGGCTCCGACCTGGCCGCCGAGAAGGCCGAACGGGTGTTCACCACGGACCCAGGGACGGGCGTCATCCGCCACGCCGACGCCGGCTACGAGGAGGCGCTCTCCGAAGCCCGCGACTCGAACGTCCGCGTCCCGATGGAGGATCGACTATGA
- a CDS encoding helix-turn-helix domain-containing protein: protein MYESTFAISDSSAYTEPTDGADCRIELWCNEHADLLYVAGSAIESVLSQVRSDIGIDECVRGDGEAVVITSSCLKRHETTYIERYLESHNCLFLPPLRYENGKKRCRILALDSESLTALYADLVDDQFEIDVLSKREIDVPSRSSPLLSLDEVLPELTDRQREVLSRAIESGYYELPRETTTERLADELGVNRRTVEDHLRRAERKLVRSLHPYLY from the coding sequence GTGTACGAGTCAACCTTCGCCATCTCCGACTCGAGCGCCTACACCGAGCCGACCGACGGGGCGGACTGTCGAATCGAACTCTGGTGTAACGAGCACGCGGATCTCCTCTACGTCGCCGGATCGGCGATCGAGTCGGTCCTCTCTCAGGTCCGTTCCGACATCGGGATCGACGAGTGCGTGCGGGGGGACGGAGAGGCCGTCGTCATCACGAGTTCGTGCCTGAAACGCCACGAGACCACGTATATCGAACGGTACCTCGAGTCCCACAACTGCCTCTTTCTCCCGCCGCTCCGGTACGAGAACGGGAAGAAACGCTGTCGAATCCTCGCGCTCGACTCGGAGAGTCTCACCGCTCTCTACGCCGATCTCGTCGACGACCAGTTCGAGATCGACGTCCTGAGCAAACGCGAGATCGACGTCCCGTCTCGGTCGTCCCCGCTGTTGTCCCTCGACGAGGTACTCCCGGAGCTAACGGACAGACAGCGGGAGGTCCTCTCGCGCGCGATCGAGAGCGGATACTACGAACTGCCCCGGGAGACGACGACCGAACGGCTCGCCGACGAACTGGGGGTCAACCGGCGAACGGTGGAGGATCACCTTCGACGGGCCGAGAGAAAGCTGGTCAGGTCGCTGCATCCGTATCTGTACTGA